The following are from one region of the Arachis duranensis cultivar V14167 chromosome 10, aradu.V14167.gnm2.J7QH, whole genome shotgun sequence genome:
- the LOC107471945 gene encoding double-stranded RNA-binding protein 1 isoform X10 has product MYKTKVQELCQKRSWNLPDYETTRDGPDHNPRFTAAVTVNGIRYETPSPCRNSKEAQNNAAMLAFEHLSSQQPSVINPSPPPFPPKPRLMLRPKPKPNNIPITGTPTLPGLDSFPQPTLFPGLSSFPQHPSLFAHSAASSAPSPHCTPGINNILPTSKVLPQKLEGGCQISQITGPVTAARDTVTTADRKSMAHLYKNQLQNYAQKQNLPLPVYTSEWEGPPHAMRFKCKVTIDGQTYECPTAFSKLKDAEHAAAEVALLSLLSGGFQEDNSVLYKNLLQELVQKEGFSLPAYNTERFGEAHIPIFISHVEVEGEVFTGQKAKTKKQAEISAAKVAYTTLKERSGEAHIPTFISHVEVEGEVFTGQEAKTKKQAEISAAKVAYTTLKERKGKSEQSSLLPLLDHPQKAPEPESLPDCSDSTVQTEFQHHANPNYPVIPGVISSSQPNKSKEKQCVKVCCNSLTKKIKEKKRRVCANPCTAIPSPEPVVTKKKGSSSASGCANGSMKDSFSSVVKAAAATPSLSDSKNVASNTNNMPSTASSSPGPRKRMVVYSRETNMEVEGGGTLMPISDDKWAAYEYSH; this is encoded by the exons ATGTACAAAACGAAGGTgcaagaattgtgccagaagaGGTCATGGAACTTGCCGGATTACGAAACCACCAGAGACGGCCCCGATCATAACCCTCGCTTCACTGCCGCCGTCACTGTTAACGGAATCCGTTACGAGACGCCGTCACCGTGCCGGAATTCGAAGGAAGCTCAGAACAATGCCGCTATGCTCGCCTTCGAGCATCTCTCTTCCCAACAGCCCTCCGTCATAAACCCTTCCCCTCCTCCTTTCCCCCCAAAGCCCAGGCTCATGCTTAGGCCCAAGCCCAAGCCCAACAACATTCCAATCACCGGCACTCCTACTCTCCCAGGCTTGGATTCTTTCCCCCAACCCACCCTCTTCCCGGGACTCTCTTCTTTCCCGCAGCATCCTTCTCTCTTTGCTCATTCCGCTGCTTCATCGGCTCCTTCGCCTCACT GTACCCCTGGTATCAACAACATACTACCCACAAGTAAAGTGTTGCCACAGAAATTAGAAGGAGGATGCCAAATTTCTCAGATAACTGGCCCTGTTACAGCTGCTAGAGATACCGTGACAACAGCAGATCGGAAAA GTATGGCACACTTGTACAAGAATCAACTACAAAACTATGCTCAAAAGCAAAACCTACCGTTACCGGTGTACACTTCCGAGTGGGAGGGCCCTCCTCATGCCATGCGTTTCAAGTGCAAAGTCACAATTGATGGACAGACCTACGAATGTCCTACCGCCTTTTCTAAATTGAAGGATGCTGAACATGCAGCAGCTGAAGTTGCTTTATTGTCATTATTGTCGGGAGGATTTCAAGAG GATAATTCCGTGTTATACAAGAACCTTTTACAAGAATTGGTCCAAAAGGAAGGATTTAGCCTGCCTGCTTATAATACAGAAAGATTTGGCGAGGCTCATATTCCGATATTTATTTCACACGTGGAAGTTGAAGGGGAGGTTTTTACTGGACAAAAAGCCAAAACCAAGAAACAGGCAGAGATTAGTGCAGCAAAGGTTGCATACACCACTTTAAAAGAAAGATCTGGCGAGGCTCATATTCCGACATTTATTTCACACGTGGAAGTTGAGGGGGAG GTTTTCACTGGACAAGAAGCCAAAACCAAGAAACAAGCAGAGATTAGTGCAGCAAAGGTTGCATACACCACTTTAAAAGAACGAAAAG GCAAGTCAGAGCAGAGTTCTTTACTCCCTTTGTTAGATCATCCGCAGAAAGCTCCTGAACCTGAGTCATTGCCTGACTGCTCAGATTCAACTGTCCAAACTGAATTCCAGCATCATGCTAATCCAAACTATCCTGTAATTCCTGGAGTAATCTCATCAAGCCAACCTAACAAAAGTAAGG AAAAACAATGTGTTAAAGTTTGCTGTAACTCTctgaccaaaaaaataaaagaaaagaagagaagagtttGTGCTAACCCATGCACTGCCATTCCATCTCCAGAGCCTGTTGTTACAAAGAAGAAAGGGTCCTCCTCTGCATCTGGATGTGCAAATGGCAGCATGAAGGACTCTTTCTCATCAGTTGTCAAGGCGGCTGCAGCCACACCTTCACTCTCAGACAGCAAGAATGTGGCTTCCAACACAAACAATATGCCTTCCACTGCATCAAGCTCCCCAGGACCCAGAAAAAGGATGGTAGTTTACTCGCGGGAGACTAATATGGAAGTTGAAGGAGGTGGCACTTTGATGccaattagtgatgacaaatgGGCTGCTTACGAATATTCCCATTGA
- the LOC107471945 gene encoding double-stranded RNA-binding protein 1 isoform X3, with product MYKTKVQELCQKRSWNLPDYETTRDGPDHNPRFTAAVTVNGIRYETPSPCRNSKEAQNNAAMLAFEHLSSQQPSVINPSPPPFPPKPRLMLRPKPKPNNIPITGTPTLPGLDSFPQPTLFPGLSSFPQHPSLFAHSAASSAPSPHCTPGINNILPTSKVLPQKLEGGCQISQITGPVTAARDTVTTADRKSMAHLYKNQLQNYAQKQNLPLPVYTSEWEGPPHAMRFKCKVTIDGQTYECPTAFSKLKDAEHAAAEVALLSLLSGGFQEDNSVLYKNLLQELVQKEGFSLPAYNTERFGEAHIPIFISHVEVEGEVFTGQKAKTKKQAEISAAKVAYTTLKERSGEAHIPTFISHVEVEGEVFTGQEAKTKKQAEISAVKVAYSTLKERSSEAHIPTFISHVEVEGEVFTGQEAKIKKQAEISATNVAYTTLKERSGEAHIPTFISHVEVEGEVFTGQEAKTKKQAEISAAKVAYTTLKERKGKSEQSSLLPLLDHPQKAPEPESLPDCSDSTVQTEFQHHANPNYPVIPGVISSSQPNKSKEPVVTKKKGSSSASGCANGSMKDSFSSVVKAAAATPSLSDSKNVASNTNNMPSTASSSPGPRKRMVVYSRETNMEVEGGGTLMPISDDKWAAYEYSH from the exons ATGTACAAAACGAAGGTgcaagaattgtgccagaagaGGTCATGGAACTTGCCGGATTACGAAACCACCAGAGACGGCCCCGATCATAACCCTCGCTTCACTGCCGCCGTCACTGTTAACGGAATCCGTTACGAGACGCCGTCACCGTGCCGGAATTCGAAGGAAGCTCAGAACAATGCCGCTATGCTCGCCTTCGAGCATCTCTCTTCCCAACAGCCCTCCGTCATAAACCCTTCCCCTCCTCCTTTCCCCCCAAAGCCCAGGCTCATGCTTAGGCCCAAGCCCAAGCCCAACAACATTCCAATCACCGGCACTCCTACTCTCCCAGGCTTGGATTCTTTCCCCCAACCCACCCTCTTCCCGGGACTCTCTTCTTTCCCGCAGCATCCTTCTCTCTTTGCTCATTCCGCTGCTTCATCGGCTCCTTCGCCTCACT GTACCCCTGGTATCAACAACATACTACCCACAAGTAAAGTGTTGCCACAGAAATTAGAAGGAGGATGCCAAATTTCTCAGATAACTGGCCCTGTTACAGCTGCTAGAGATACCGTGACAACAGCAGATCGGAAAA GTATGGCACACTTGTACAAGAATCAACTACAAAACTATGCTCAAAAGCAAAACCTACCGTTACCGGTGTACACTTCCGAGTGGGAGGGCCCTCCTCATGCCATGCGTTTCAAGTGCAAAGTCACAATTGATGGACAGACCTACGAATGTCCTACCGCCTTTTCTAAATTGAAGGATGCTGAACATGCAGCAGCTGAAGTTGCTTTATTGTCATTATTGTCGGGAGGATTTCAAGAG GATAATTCCGTGTTATACAAGAACCTTTTACAAGAATTGGTCCAAAAGGAAGGATTTAGCCTGCCTGCTTATAATACAGAAAGATTTGGCGAGGCTCATATTCCGATATTTATTTCACACGTGGAAGTTGAAGGGGAGGTTTTTACTGGACAAAAAGCCAAAACCAAGAAACAGGCAGAGATTAGTGCAGCAAAGGTTGCATACACCACTTTAAAAGAAAGATCTGGCGAGGCTCATATTCCGACATTTATTTCACACGTGGAAGTTGAGGGGGAGGTTTTCACTGGACAAGAAGCCAAAACCAAGAAACAGGCAGAGATTAGTGCAGTAAAGGTTGCATACAGCACTTTAAAAGAAAGATCTAGCGAGGCTCATATTCCGACATTTATTTCACACGTGGAAGTTGAAGGGGAGGTTTTCACAGGACAAGAAGCCAAAATCAAGAAACAGGCAGAGATTAGTGCAACAAATGTTGCATACACCACTTTAAAAGAAAGATCTGGCGAGGCTCATATTCCCACATTTATTTCACACGTGGAAGTTGAAGGAGAGGTTTTCACTGGACAAGAAGCCAAAACCAAGAAACAAGCAGAGATTAGTGCAGCAAAGGTTGCATACACCACTTTAAAAGAACGAAAAG GCAAGTCAGAGCAGAGTTCTTTACTCCCTTTGTTAGATCATCCGCAGAAAGCTCCTGAACCTGAGTCATTGCCTGACTGCTCAGATTCAACTGTCCAAACTGAATTCCAGCATCATGCTAATCCAAACTATCCTGTAATTCCTGGAGTAATCTCATCAAGCCAACCTAACAAAAGTAAGG AGCCTGTTGTTACAAAGAAGAAAGGGTCCTCCTCTGCATCTGGATGTGCAAATGGCAGCATGAAGGACTCTTTCTCATCAGTTGTCAAGGCGGCTGCAGCCACACCTTCACTCTCAGACAGCAAGAATGTGGCTTCCAACACAAACAATATGCCTTCCACTGCATCAAGCTCCCCAGGACCCAGAAAAAGGATGGTAGTTTACTCGCGGGAGACTAATATGGAAGTTGAAGGAGGTGGCACTTTGATGccaattagtgatgacaaatgGGCTGCTTACGAATATTCCCATTGA
- the LOC107471945 gene encoding uncharacterized protein LOC107471945 isoform X9 has product MYKTKVQELCQKRSWNLPDYETTRDGPDHNPRFTAAVTVNGIRYETPSPCRNSKEAQNNAAMLAFEHLSSQQPSVINPSPPPFPPKPRLMLRPKPKPNNIPITGTPTLPGLDSFPQPTLFPGLSSFPQHPSLFAHSAASSAPSPHCTPGINNILPTSKVLPQKLEGGCQISQITGPVTAARDTVTTADRKSMAHLYKNQLQNYAQKQNLPLPVYTSEWEGPPHAMRFKCKVTIDGQTYECPTAFSKLKDAEHAAAEVALLSLLSGGFQEDNSVLYKNLLQELVQKEGFSLPAYNTERFGEAHIPIFISHVEVEGEVFTGQKAKTKKQAEISAAKVAYTTLKERSGEAHIPTFISHVEVEGEVFTGQEAKTKKQAEISAVKVAYSTLKERSSEAHIPTFISHVEVEGEVFTGQEAKIKKQAEISATNVAYTTLKERSGEAHIPTFISHVEVEGEVFTGQEAKTKKQAEISAAKVAYTTLKERKGKSEQSSLLPLLDHPQKAPEPESLPDCSDSTVQTEFQHHANPNYPVIPGVISSSQPNKRALSIRILEDAAVSGLPLLMFGNVVLIALVPFATYNDRFFAFVQ; this is encoded by the exons ATGTACAAAACGAAGGTgcaagaattgtgccagaagaGGTCATGGAACTTGCCGGATTACGAAACCACCAGAGACGGCCCCGATCATAACCCTCGCTTCACTGCCGCCGTCACTGTTAACGGAATCCGTTACGAGACGCCGTCACCGTGCCGGAATTCGAAGGAAGCTCAGAACAATGCCGCTATGCTCGCCTTCGAGCATCTCTCTTCCCAACAGCCCTCCGTCATAAACCCTTCCCCTCCTCCTTTCCCCCCAAAGCCCAGGCTCATGCTTAGGCCCAAGCCCAAGCCCAACAACATTCCAATCACCGGCACTCCTACTCTCCCAGGCTTGGATTCTTTCCCCCAACCCACCCTCTTCCCGGGACTCTCTTCTTTCCCGCAGCATCCTTCTCTCTTTGCTCATTCCGCTGCTTCATCGGCTCCTTCGCCTCACT GTACCCCTGGTATCAACAACATACTACCCACAAGTAAAGTGTTGCCACAGAAATTAGAAGGAGGATGCCAAATTTCTCAGATAACTGGCCCTGTTACAGCTGCTAGAGATACCGTGACAACAGCAGATCGGAAAA GTATGGCACACTTGTACAAGAATCAACTACAAAACTATGCTCAAAAGCAAAACCTACCGTTACCGGTGTACACTTCCGAGTGGGAGGGCCCTCCTCATGCCATGCGTTTCAAGTGCAAAGTCACAATTGATGGACAGACCTACGAATGTCCTACCGCCTTTTCTAAATTGAAGGATGCTGAACATGCAGCAGCTGAAGTTGCTTTATTGTCATTATTGTCGGGAGGATTTCAAGAG GATAATTCCGTGTTATACAAGAACCTTTTACAAGAATTGGTCCAAAAGGAAGGATTTAGCCTGCCTGCTTATAATACAGAAAGATTTGGCGAGGCTCATATTCCGATATTTATTTCACACGTGGAAGTTGAAGGGGAGGTTTTTACTGGACAAAAAGCCAAAACCAAGAAACAGGCAGAGATTAGTGCAGCAAAGGTTGCATACACCACTTTAAAAGAAAGATCTGGCGAGGCTCATATTCCGACATTTATTTCACACGTGGAAGTTGAGGGGGAGGTTTTCACTGGACAAGAAGCCAAAACCAAGAAACAGGCAGAGATTAGTGCAGTAAAGGTTGCATACAGCACTTTAAAAGAAAGATCTAGCGAGGCTCATATTCCGACATTTATTTCACACGTGGAAGTTGAAGGGGAGGTTTTCACAGGACAAGAAGCCAAAATCAAGAAACAGGCAGAGATTAGTGCAACAAATGTTGCATACACCACTTTAAAAGAAAGATCTGGCGAGGCTCATATTCCCACATTTATTTCACACGTGGAAGTTGAAGGAGAGGTTTTCACTGGACAAGAAGCCAAAACCAAGAAACAAGCAGAGATTAGTGCAGCAAAGGTTGCATACACCACTTTAAAAGAACGAAAAG GCAAGTCAGAGCAGAGTTCTTTACTCCCTTTGTTAGATCATCCGCAGAAAGCTCCTGAACCTGAGTCATTGCCTGACTGCTCAGATTCAACTGTCCAAACTGAATTCCAGCATCATGCTAATCCAAACTATCCTGTAATTCCTGGAGTAATCTCATCAAGCCAACCTAACAAAA GAGCGCTAAGCATAAGAATCCTTGAGGATGCTGCAGTTTCTGGCCTCCCACTGTTGATGTTTGGAAATGTTGTGCTAATAGCTTTAGTTCCTTTTGCCACCTATAATGACAGATTTTTCGCCTTTGTACAGTGA
- the LOC107471945 gene encoding uncharacterized protein LOC107471945 isoform X8: MYKTKVQELCQKRSWNLPDYETTRDGPDHNPRFTAAVTVNGIRYETPSPCRNSKEAQNNAAMLAFEHLSSQQPSVINPSPPPFPPKPRLMLRPKPKPNNIPITGTPTLPGLDSFPQPTLFPGLSSFPQHPSLFAHSAASSAPSPHCTPGINNILPTSKVLPQKLEGGCQISQITGPVTAARDTVTTADRKSMAHLYKNQLQNYAQKQNLPLPVYTSEWEGPPHAMRFKCKVTIDGQTYECPTAFSKLKDAEHAAAEVALLSLLSGGFQEDNSVLYKNLLQELVQKEGFSLPAYNTERFGEAHIPIFISHVEVEGEVFTGQKAKTKKQAEISAAKVAYTTLKERSGEAHIPTFISHVEVEGEVFTGQEAKTKKQAEISAVKVAYSTLKERSSEAHIPTFISHVEVEGEVFTGQEAKIKKQAEISATNVAYTTLKERSGEAHIPTFISHVEVEGEVFTGQEAKTKKQAEISAAKVAYTTLKERKGKSEQSSLLPLLDHPQKAPEPESLPDCSDSTVQTEFQHHANPNYPVIPGVISSSQPNKSKGALSIRILEDAAVSGLPLLMFGNVVLIALVPFATYNDRFFAFVQ; the protein is encoded by the exons ATGTACAAAACGAAGGTgcaagaattgtgccagaagaGGTCATGGAACTTGCCGGATTACGAAACCACCAGAGACGGCCCCGATCATAACCCTCGCTTCACTGCCGCCGTCACTGTTAACGGAATCCGTTACGAGACGCCGTCACCGTGCCGGAATTCGAAGGAAGCTCAGAACAATGCCGCTATGCTCGCCTTCGAGCATCTCTCTTCCCAACAGCCCTCCGTCATAAACCCTTCCCCTCCTCCTTTCCCCCCAAAGCCCAGGCTCATGCTTAGGCCCAAGCCCAAGCCCAACAACATTCCAATCACCGGCACTCCTACTCTCCCAGGCTTGGATTCTTTCCCCCAACCCACCCTCTTCCCGGGACTCTCTTCTTTCCCGCAGCATCCTTCTCTCTTTGCTCATTCCGCTGCTTCATCGGCTCCTTCGCCTCACT GTACCCCTGGTATCAACAACATACTACCCACAAGTAAAGTGTTGCCACAGAAATTAGAAGGAGGATGCCAAATTTCTCAGATAACTGGCCCTGTTACAGCTGCTAGAGATACCGTGACAACAGCAGATCGGAAAA GTATGGCACACTTGTACAAGAATCAACTACAAAACTATGCTCAAAAGCAAAACCTACCGTTACCGGTGTACACTTCCGAGTGGGAGGGCCCTCCTCATGCCATGCGTTTCAAGTGCAAAGTCACAATTGATGGACAGACCTACGAATGTCCTACCGCCTTTTCTAAATTGAAGGATGCTGAACATGCAGCAGCTGAAGTTGCTTTATTGTCATTATTGTCGGGAGGATTTCAAGAG GATAATTCCGTGTTATACAAGAACCTTTTACAAGAATTGGTCCAAAAGGAAGGATTTAGCCTGCCTGCTTATAATACAGAAAGATTTGGCGAGGCTCATATTCCGATATTTATTTCACACGTGGAAGTTGAAGGGGAGGTTTTTACTGGACAAAAAGCCAAAACCAAGAAACAGGCAGAGATTAGTGCAGCAAAGGTTGCATACACCACTTTAAAAGAAAGATCTGGCGAGGCTCATATTCCGACATTTATTTCACACGTGGAAGTTGAGGGGGAGGTTTTCACTGGACAAGAAGCCAAAACCAAGAAACAGGCAGAGATTAGTGCAGTAAAGGTTGCATACAGCACTTTAAAAGAAAGATCTAGCGAGGCTCATATTCCGACATTTATTTCACACGTGGAAGTTGAAGGGGAGGTTTTCACAGGACAAGAAGCCAAAATCAAGAAACAGGCAGAGATTAGTGCAACAAATGTTGCATACACCACTTTAAAAGAAAGATCTGGCGAGGCTCATATTCCCACATTTATTTCACACGTGGAAGTTGAAGGAGAGGTTTTCACTGGACAAGAAGCCAAAACCAAGAAACAAGCAGAGATTAGTGCAGCAAAGGTTGCATACACCACTTTAAAAGAACGAAAAG GCAAGTCAGAGCAGAGTTCTTTACTCCCTTTGTTAGATCATCCGCAGAAAGCTCCTGAACCTGAGTCATTGCCTGACTGCTCAGATTCAACTGTCCAAACTGAATTCCAGCATCATGCTAATCCAAACTATCCTGTAATTCCTGGAGTAATCTCATCAAGCCAACCTAACAAAAGTAAGG GAGCGCTAAGCATAAGAATCCTTGAGGATGCTGCAGTTTCTGGCCTCCCACTGTTGATGTTTGGAAATGTTGTGCTAATAGCTTTAGTTCCTTTTGCCACCTATAATGACAGATTTTTCGCCTTTGTACAGTGA
- the LOC107471945 gene encoding double-stranded RNA-binding protein 1 isoform X7 produces the protein MYKTKVQELCQKRSWNLPDYETTRDGPDHNPRFTAAVTVNGIRYETPSPCRNSKEAQNNAAMLAFEHLSSQQPSVINPSPPPFPPKPRLMLRPKPKPNNIPITGTPTLPGLDSFPQPTLFPGLSSFPQHPSLFAHSAASSAPSPHCTPGINNILPTSKVLPQKLEGGCQISQITGPVTAARDTVTTADRKSMAHLYKNQLQNYAQKQNLPLPVYTSEWEGPPHAMRFKCKVTIDGQTYECPTAFSKLKDAEHAAAEVALLSLLSGGFQEDNSVLYKNLLQELVQKEGFSLPAYNTERFGEAHIPIFISHVEVEGEVFTGQKAKTKKQAEISAAKVAYSTLKERSSEAHIPTFISHVEVEGEVFTGQEAKIKKQAEISATNVAYTTLKERSGEAHIPTFISHVEVEGEVFTGQEAKTKKQAEISAAKVAYTTLKERKGKSEQSSLLPLLDHPQKAPEPESLPDCSDSTVQTEFQHHANPNYPVIPGVISSSQPNKSKEKQCVKVCCNSLTKKIKEKKRRVCANPCTAIPSPEPVVTKKKGSSSASGCANGSMKDSFSSVVKAAAATPSLSDSKNVASNTNNMPSTASSSPGPRKRMVVYSRETNMEVEGGGTLMPISDDKWAAYEYSH, from the exons ATGTACAAAACGAAGGTgcaagaattgtgccagaagaGGTCATGGAACTTGCCGGATTACGAAACCACCAGAGACGGCCCCGATCATAACCCTCGCTTCACTGCCGCCGTCACTGTTAACGGAATCCGTTACGAGACGCCGTCACCGTGCCGGAATTCGAAGGAAGCTCAGAACAATGCCGCTATGCTCGCCTTCGAGCATCTCTCTTCCCAACAGCCCTCCGTCATAAACCCTTCCCCTCCTCCTTTCCCCCCAAAGCCCAGGCTCATGCTTAGGCCCAAGCCCAAGCCCAACAACATTCCAATCACCGGCACTCCTACTCTCCCAGGCTTGGATTCTTTCCCCCAACCCACCCTCTTCCCGGGACTCTCTTCTTTCCCGCAGCATCCTTCTCTCTTTGCTCATTCCGCTGCTTCATCGGCTCCTTCGCCTCACT GTACCCCTGGTATCAACAACATACTACCCACAAGTAAAGTGTTGCCACAGAAATTAGAAGGAGGATGCCAAATTTCTCAGATAACTGGCCCTGTTACAGCTGCTAGAGATACCGTGACAACAGCAGATCGGAAAA GTATGGCACACTTGTACAAGAATCAACTACAAAACTATGCTCAAAAGCAAAACCTACCGTTACCGGTGTACACTTCCGAGTGGGAGGGCCCTCCTCATGCCATGCGTTTCAAGTGCAAAGTCACAATTGATGGACAGACCTACGAATGTCCTACCGCCTTTTCTAAATTGAAGGATGCTGAACATGCAGCAGCTGAAGTTGCTTTATTGTCATTATTGTCGGGAGGATTTCAAGAG GATAATTCCGTGTTATACAAGAACCTTTTACAAGAATTGGTCCAAAAGGAAGGATTTAGCCTGCCTGCTTATAATACAGAAAGATTTGGCGAGGCTCATATTCCGATATTTATTTCACACGTGGAAGTTGAAGGGGAGGTTTTTACTGGACAAAAAGCCAAAACCAAGAAACAGGCAGAGATTAGTGCAGCAAAG GTTGCATACAGCACTTTAAAAGAAAGATCTAGCGAGGCTCATATTCCGACATTTATTTCACACGTGGAAGTTGAAGGGGAGGTTTTCACAGGACAAGAAGCCAAAATCAAGAAACAGGCAGAGATTAGTGCAACAAATGTTGCATACACCACTTTAAAAGAAAGATCTGGCGAGGCTCATATTCCCACATTTATTTCACACGTGGAAGTTGAAGGAGAGGTTTTCACTGGACAAGAAGCCAAAACCAAGAAACAAGCAGAGATTAGTGCAGCAAAGGTTGCATACACCACTTTAAAAGAACGAAAAG GCAAGTCAGAGCAGAGTTCTTTACTCCCTTTGTTAGATCATCCGCAGAAAGCTCCTGAACCTGAGTCATTGCCTGACTGCTCAGATTCAACTGTCCAAACTGAATTCCAGCATCATGCTAATCCAAACTATCCTGTAATTCCTGGAGTAATCTCATCAAGCCAACCTAACAAAAGTAAGG AAAAACAATGTGTTAAAGTTTGCTGTAACTCTctgaccaaaaaaataaaagaaaagaagagaagagtttGTGCTAACCCATGCACTGCCATTCCATCTCCAGAGCCTGTTGTTACAAAGAAGAAAGGGTCCTCCTCTGCATCTGGATGTGCAAATGGCAGCATGAAGGACTCTTTCTCATCAGTTGTCAAGGCGGCTGCAGCCACACCTTCACTCTCAGACAGCAAGAATGTGGCTTCCAACACAAACAATATGCCTTCCACTGCATCAAGCTCCCCAGGACCCAGAAAAAGGATGGTAGTTTACTCGCGGGAGACTAATATGGAAGTTGAAGGAGGTGGCACTTTGATGccaattagtgatgacaaatgGGCTGCTTACGAATATTCCCATTGA